TTCTGATTAAAGCTCCCCCTTCTCAATCATGATCATAATCTCATTCAGAGCTTTGTCTTCTCCTTCAGGGTCAAAGCGGGTTTTAAGGTTTGAGCCGAAAAGCCTTGCAATGGTCTGCCAGAAGGTTGCTTCAAAGCCACCCCTGAGCTCTTTTACCACATCATAGGATGTATACCGTGTTTCACGGTCAATTAGCTTGATCAGGATGCGGCCCTGGGTGATTGTCAGCTCCTTGAGCTCCGCTTCATATTTCTGAAGGATTTCATCCTCGACCTGTTTGATATATTCGCGCTGGTCGCGCTTTCTGTCAAGCGAATCGCGGTGGGCGATCACTTCCGCGTAACGGGCTCCGGCCAGCTTGGCATATGGATAAACCTTCTTAACATTGTAAATAAGCCGGCGATACTGCCTCAGATCCTTGGTTTCAGCTTTTCTTTTTCCGGCGGGTGAAATAACGGCAGGCTCCAGGGGAAGATCGGATGTAAAAATAGTATCACCGTTGTTCACAATGGCAATAACCGGGTTACCGCCCATTTCCATGTGCAGCGTGTCCTGTGCCCCCGCCAGGGCATTGATCAGAAAGCACAAACCGGATATGAGCAATATTCTTGGCATGCTGAAGATAAAATAACAAAATATTTGCCAGAAAAAGACAATAAGTTTAACGGAGAAACGATATCAATGTTTTGCCGGGTTATTTGAATAGGTCATAAAATTGCTAATTTTACATAAAACCGCAATAAACCGTAATGGACAAGACGGACAGGAAATATACGAACGGTGAGATAACAGTTTTCTGGCAGCCGAAAAAATGCATTCATGCTACAACCTGTTACAGGGAACTAATTGAAGTTTTCAATCCACGTAAGCGACCGTGGGTAAATATGGATGGCGCTCCCACCGACGAAATAATCAGGGTGGTAAAACTATGTCCTACCCAGGCGCTGACTTTTGAATACAACAAGGTAATTGAAAAGGAAAAAGAACAGGAAGCTCAGGCTGCTGTTACAGAGATTGATGCCGAAGTTCGTGTTATGGAAGATGGTCCCATTGTATTGCGGGGTAATTTCAGGATTGTAGATACTTCGGGAAATGAACTGAAGCACATGAAGATTGTATCACTTTGCCGATGCGGGGCATCAAACGATATGCCCTTCTGCGACGGCACTCACCGGAAGATCGGTTTTACAGGTAAATAATTATGGAAGAAGAAAAATCAACAGGCAACAAGCCTACCGAAGTCAATATACAACGAAACGGACCCATACTTATAAAAGGCATATTCCGTTTCCGTGATTCATCAGGTAAAATAACCGAAGGCGAACAGGAATTATACCTGTGCCGCTGCGGTGGTTCGGCATCAAAGCCTTTCTGCGACGGAACTCACAAAAGAATCGGCGTACCGAATTAAACGCATTTCTTTACCAGGTCAGCTGCATCCTGCAGGGAAATGGCCGAGAAAACTTTCAATCCTGAATTATCGATCAGCACTTTGGCTTCAGCCGCATTGGTACCCTGTAATCTCACGATTACCGGAACTTTAATTGTGCCAAGCGATTTATAGGCATCCACAATACCCTGTGCCACACGGTCACAGCGA
The nucleotide sequence above comes from Bacteroidales bacterium. Encoded proteins:
- a CDS encoding (4Fe-4S)-binding protein; the encoded protein is MDKTDRKYTNGEITVFWQPKKCIHATTCYRELIEVFNPRKRPWVNMDGAPTDEIIRVVKLCPTQALTFEYNKVIEKEKEQEAQAAVTEIDAEVRVMEDGPIVLRGNFRIVDTSGNELKHMKIVSLCRCGASNDMPFCDGTHRKIGFTGK
- a CDS encoding CDGSH iron-sulfur domain-containing protein, with the protein product MEEEKSTGNKPTEVNIQRNGPILIKGIFRFRDSSGKITEGEQELYLCRCGGSASKPFCDGTHKRIGVPN
- a CDS encoding DUF4294 domain-containing protein — protein: MPRILLISGLCFLINALAGAQDTLHMEMGGNPVIAIVNNGDTIFTSDLPLEPAVISPAGKRKAETKDLRQYRRLIYNVKKVYPYAKLAGARYAEVIAHRDSLDRKRDQREYIKQVEDEILQKYEAELKELTITQGRILIKLIDRETRYTSYDVVKELRGGFEATFWQTIARLFGSNLKTRFDPEGEDKALNEIMIMIEKGEL